The following proteins are co-located in the Stigmatella aurantiaca genome:
- a CDS encoding protease inhibitor I42 family protein has product MAKPKSGAKKATPAPKKEDSAARLELLKSASKRVAKVATKVAKAVKDVKDKVTKSAKTKAPAKASPDKAVEKSVDKPAKGASEKAPAKAKTAATAKGAPAKSAPEAPAKAKGATSKGGKAAAAPQPPPQERPRPRATKLPPVGEPLTKRETEQLLTAGEGRGVMGEGSLKGRLVVSDGMPHLVVVGRDKRELTFLLQGPDQEVLPAYVEHKVSVSGLIRKLTNYGGTVDVRKYSAKKNEAEVPVATPVETEAKLRYLSPGEVSMVTSAGMGSGIKGFASLRGNLEMTGEDFVLVLSNGGTRQQVSFLLEGKNAKGMRRHVGQLLVVTGVVEKASGWGGKVIVENFEPRPAEARVSREDMEIVHVEGEVPTSVDVKLNHGLTVRLQEQPGYTWAIEPTLAKRVGLREARYEPGSDETPATREFFFTPRNPGVSEVEFFLAKALTPGVVERSFKINVTVKP; this is encoded by the coding sequence ATGGCCAAGCCCAAGTCCGGGGCCAAGAAAGCGACCCCCGCCCCCAAGAAAGAAGACAGCGCGGCGAGGCTGGAGTTGCTCAAAAGCGCGAGTAAGCGGGTGGCGAAGGTGGCAACGAAAGTGGCCAAAGCCGTGAAAGACGTGAAGGACAAGGTGACCAAGTCCGCCAAAACCAAGGCGCCCGCCAAGGCGTCCCCGGACAAGGCAGTCGAGAAGTCCGTGGACAAGCCCGCCAAGGGCGCCAGCGAGAAGGCCCCGGCCAAGGCGAAGACCGCTGCCACCGCCAAGGGCGCTCCCGCCAAGAGCGCCCCCGAGGCGCCCGCCAAGGCGAAGGGTGCCACGTCCAAGGGCGGCAAGGCCGCCGCGGCGCCCCAGCCCCCGCCTCAGGAGCGGCCGCGTCCCCGGGCCACGAAGTTGCCCCCCGTGGGCGAGCCCCTGACCAAGCGCGAGACGGAGCAGTTGCTCACGGCCGGTGAAGGCCGGGGCGTGATGGGCGAGGGCAGCCTCAAGGGCCGGCTGGTGGTGAGCGACGGCATGCCGCACCTCGTCGTGGTTGGCCGCGACAAGCGCGAGCTGACCTTCCTGCTCCAGGGGCCTGATCAAGAGGTGCTCCCGGCCTATGTGGAGCACAAGGTCTCCGTCAGCGGGTTGATCCGCAAGCTGACGAACTACGGCGGCACGGTGGATGTCCGCAAGTACTCGGCGAAGAAGAATGAGGCGGAGGTTCCCGTCGCCACGCCCGTGGAGACCGAGGCCAAGCTGCGCTACCTGTCGCCCGGGGAGGTCTCCATGGTGACGAGCGCTGGCATGGGCTCGGGCATCAAGGGCTTCGCCTCGCTGCGCGGCAACCTGGAGATGACGGGCGAGGACTTCGTCCTGGTGCTCTCCAACGGGGGCACGCGCCAGCAGGTGTCCTTCCTGCTGGAGGGCAAGAACGCCAAGGGCATGCGCCGCCACGTGGGCCAGCTGCTCGTCGTCACCGGCGTCGTCGAGAAGGCGTCCGGCTGGGGCGGCAAGGTCATCGTGGAGAACTTCGAGCCCCGGCCCGCCGAGGCCCGCGTGTCCCGCGAGGACATGGAGATCGTCCACGTGGAGGGCGAGGTGCCCACCTCGGTGGACGTGAAGCTCAACCACGGGCTCACCGTGCGCCTGCAGGAGCAGCCAGGGTACACCTGGGCCATCGAGCCCACCCTGGCCAAGCGCGTGGGCCTGCGGGAAGCCCGCTACGAGCCAGGCTCCGATGAGACACCGGCGACGCGGGAATTCTTCTTCACCCCGCGCAACCCCGGCGTCAGCGAGGTGGAGTTCTTCCTCGCCAAGGCCCTCACGCCCGGGGTCGTCGAGCGCTCGTTCAAGATCAACGTAACGGTCAAACCTTGA
- the ribA gene encoding GTP cyclohydrolase II has product MSDTRPPQVLPARKPSQHLERYSEADIPTERGTLRTVVFKDRRNGREHVALVVGDVTGQEGVPTRVHSECLTSEVFGSLKCDCREQLDRALDFVTQAGCGVVLYLRQEGRGIGLGNKIKAYALQAKGLDTYEANRQLGFQDDLRSYDVAAEMLRALDVRSVDLMTNNPLKIAGLVEEGIPVRRRIPSRTEHNPHNVGYLKTKRERTGHLIELFAEEDTEAKVG; this is encoded by the coding sequence ATGTCCGACACACGTCCACCCCAGGTCCTCCCGGCCCGTAAGCCCTCCCAGCACCTGGAGCGCTACTCCGAGGCGGACATCCCCACGGAGCGGGGCACCCTGCGCACGGTCGTCTTCAAGGACCGCCGCAACGGCCGGGAGCACGTGGCGCTGGTCGTGGGGGACGTGACGGGCCAGGAGGGCGTGCCCACGCGCGTGCACTCCGAGTGCCTCACCTCCGAGGTCTTCGGCAGCCTGAAGTGCGACTGCCGGGAGCAGCTCGACCGGGCGCTGGACTTCGTCACCCAGGCCGGGTGCGGCGTGGTGCTGTACCTGCGCCAGGAGGGCCGCGGCATCGGCCTGGGCAACAAGATCAAGGCGTACGCCCTCCAGGCCAAGGGGCTCGACACCTACGAGGCCAACCGGCAATTGGGTTTCCAAGACGACCTTCGCAGCTATGATGTGGCCGCGGAGATGCTTCGCGCCCTGGATGTCCGCTCGGTGGACCTGATGACCAACAACCCGCTGAAGATCGCGGGCCTGGTCGAAGAAGGTATTCCCGTGCGGCGTCGAATCCCTTCCCGGACGGAGCATAATCCGCATAACGTCGGCTACCTGAAGACCAAGCGCGAGCGCACGGGGCACCTGATTGAGCTCTTCGCCGAGGAAGACACGGAAGCAAAAGTCGGCTGA
- the rnr gene encoding ribonuclease R gives MNPTSEQIKQLLSDADHPLGVKELLRLAGLHPGQQTELKRTLREMVRGGQILKEGKRFRVEEPRHVSAASRPHGGPRGHEAPGQLEGVLHVHRDGYGFVHPLSGEGDNVFLPPSEAARALDNDRVLVEVMGRPGRLEGRLVRVMERRRQLVVGTYEERGGRHAAVVPLDASLQGPIRVPRTQMARDGDLVKVRLGVGSQILDAEEGLFGEVAGSLGKRGDPSAEVLSIAYGQGFNDEFPPEVMDEADRVGPAVSEEEARGESRKDLRALPLITIDGEDARDFDDAVYAEPQGNGWRLVVAIADVTHYVREGMALDAEALRRATSVYLPDRVLPMLPERLSNGICSLRPEEDRLCMVADMVFDARAHLRSYELYPGVMRSVARCTYNEVQAVLDGEDVPHRNHLRPQFERLLALSRALRKMRQGRGAIDFDLPEHKVVMGEEGQPERMEKRERKESHRLIEECMLAANEAVAKFFQDEELPSVYRFHGEPDEQKLASFATLAQAYGFKLRMDDGLSSKDLNAFVSQLEGHPEQRALNQLLLRSMMQAVYSSTQVGHYGLAAEHYLHFTSPIRRYPDLLVHRLLKAHWVRRGKQRSAVMVEREEERLEAMAEQSSERERAAMLVEREVISFYATLLMKDRVGEEFDATVSSVTDFGFFVELDTEHVEGLVKTDALGFGGRLDKLLHALVYPDGRRIRVGQKCRVRLVSVSTERRQMDFEPLELDSQPVTRPEPRPRRPWEREELPHVAEPPRHRRFVREGQREEAAPSRFEKRRPTPREAPRSPAAEEPRRRRFVVRPALAPETPPEAEAPSRWQPPAREPDEGASGPDAPAKSPHPGFDRIRALAAQSHRAAQSPRMAPAHPREEPSPEHWAQRSARKAAPSGKKTQRSEAPAGKRKGAPGGGKPSAPKARGKFKPGRRSR, from the coding sequence GTGAACCCAACCTCTGAGCAGATCAAGCAGCTTCTCTCCGATGCCGACCACCCCTTGGGGGTGAAGGAACTCCTTCGGCTCGCTGGCCTGCACCCCGGTCAACAGACCGAGCTCAAGCGCACCCTCCGGGAGATGGTTCGCGGCGGGCAGATCCTCAAGGAAGGCAAGCGCTTCCGGGTCGAAGAGCCCCGGCACGTCAGCGCCGCGTCCCGCCCTCACGGTGGCCCCCGGGGCCACGAGGCGCCGGGGCAGCTAGAGGGGGTTCTCCACGTCCATCGCGATGGCTACGGGTTCGTTCATCCCCTGTCGGGCGAGGGGGACAACGTCTTCCTGCCGCCCTCTGAGGCCGCCCGGGCCCTGGACAATGACCGGGTGCTGGTGGAGGTGATGGGCCGTCCGGGCCGCCTGGAGGGCCGCCTGGTCCGGGTGATGGAGCGGCGCCGCCAACTCGTGGTGGGGACCTATGAAGAGCGGGGCGGGCGGCATGCGGCGGTGGTGCCGCTCGATGCCAGCCTGCAGGGGCCCATCCGGGTGCCGCGCACCCAGATGGCGCGCGATGGGGACCTGGTGAAGGTCCGCCTCGGCGTGGGCTCGCAGATCCTCGATGCGGAGGAGGGGCTCTTTGGCGAGGTGGCCGGCTCGCTGGGCAAGCGGGGCGACCCCAGCGCCGAGGTGCTCTCGATTGCCTACGGGCAGGGCTTCAACGACGAGTTCCCGCCGGAGGTGATGGACGAGGCGGACCGGGTGGGACCGGCCGTCTCCGAGGAGGAGGCGCGCGGGGAGTCCCGGAAGGATCTGCGCGCCCTGCCGCTCATCACCATTGATGGCGAGGACGCGCGCGACTTCGATGACGCGGTGTACGCGGAGCCGCAGGGCAACGGCTGGCGGCTGGTGGTCGCCATCGCGGACGTGACGCACTACGTGCGCGAGGGCATGGCGCTGGACGCGGAGGCGCTGCGCCGGGCCACCTCGGTGTACCTGCCGGACCGGGTGCTGCCCATGCTGCCGGAGCGGTTGAGCAACGGCATCTGCTCGCTGCGCCCCGAGGAGGACCGGCTGTGCATGGTGGCGGACATGGTGTTCGATGCCCGGGCCCACCTGCGCTCCTATGAGCTGTACCCGGGCGTGATGCGCAGCGTGGCCCGCTGCACCTACAACGAGGTGCAGGCGGTGCTGGACGGGGAGGACGTGCCCCATCGCAATCACCTGCGCCCCCAGTTCGAGCGGCTCCTGGCCCTGTCGCGCGCGCTGCGCAAGATGCGCCAGGGCCGCGGGGCCATCGACTTCGACTTGCCCGAGCACAAGGTGGTGATGGGCGAGGAGGGCCAGCCCGAGCGCATGGAGAAGCGCGAGCGCAAGGAGAGCCACCGCCTCATCGAAGAATGCATGCTCGCCGCCAACGAGGCGGTGGCGAAGTTCTTCCAGGACGAGGAGCTTCCTTCCGTCTACCGCTTCCACGGTGAGCCGGACGAGCAGAAGCTGGCCTCCTTCGCCACGCTGGCGCAGGCCTATGGCTTCAAGCTCCGGATGGACGATGGGCTGAGCTCGAAGGATCTGAACGCCTTCGTCTCCCAACTGGAGGGCCACCCCGAGCAGCGCGCGCTGAACCAGCTGCTGCTGCGCTCGATGATGCAGGCCGTGTATTCGTCCACCCAGGTGGGACACTACGGCCTGGCGGCGGAGCACTACCTGCACTTCACCTCGCCCATCCGCCGCTACCCGGACCTGCTGGTGCACCGGCTGCTCAAGGCGCACTGGGTGCGCCGGGGCAAGCAGCGCTCCGCGGTGATGGTGGAGCGCGAGGAGGAGCGGCTGGAGGCCATGGCGGAGCAGAGCTCCGAGCGCGAGCGCGCCGCCATGCTGGTGGAGCGCGAGGTCATCTCCTTCTACGCCACCCTCCTGATGAAGGACCGGGTGGGCGAGGAGTTCGACGCCACCGTCTCCTCCGTCACCGACTTTGGCTTCTTCGTGGAGCTGGACACCGAGCACGTCGAGGGGCTGGTGAAGACCGACGCCCTGGGGTTCGGCGGCCGGTTGGACAAGCTGCTGCACGCGCTGGTGTACCCGGACGGCCGGCGGATCCGCGTGGGCCAGAAGTGCCGGGTGCGCTTGGTGTCCGTGAGCACCGAGCGGCGGCAGATGGACTTCGAGCCCCTGGAGCTCGACAGCCAGCCCGTGACACGCCCGGAGCCGCGGCCCCGCCGCCCGTGGGAGAGGGAAGAGCTGCCCCACGTCGCGGAGCCTCCCCGGCACCGCCGGTTCGTCCGCGAGGGGCAGCGCGAGGAAGCCGCCCCGAGCCGCTTCGAGAAACGCCGCCCCACGCCCCGCGAGGCCCCCCGGTCTCCGGCGGCCGAGGAGCCGCGCCGCCGCCGGTTCGTGGTGCGTCCCGCCCTGGCTCCGGAGACGCCCCCGGAGGCCGAGGCGCCTTCCCGGTGGCAGCCTCCCGCCAGGGAGCCGGACGAGGGGGCCTCCGGGCCGGACGCTCCCGCGAAATCGCCACACCCCGGCTTCGATCGCATCCGGGCCCTGGCCGCCCAGAGCCACCGTGCGGCGCAGAGCCCCCGGATGGCGCCCGCTCACCCGCGGGAAGAGCCTTCCCCGGAGCACTGGGCTCAGAGGTCTGCCCGCAAGGCGGCCCCGAGCGGCAAGAAGACCCAGCGCAGCGAGGCGCCCGCAGGCAAGCGCAAGGGGGCCCCGGGCGGAGGCAAGCCCAGCGCCCCCAAGGCCCGGGGCAAGTTCAAGCCGGGGCGGCGCTCCCGCTGA
- the glp gene encoding gephyrin-like molybdotransferase Glp, which produces MSMGTELLAVEDARARTLALTSPLPMEWARLDEALGRALAADLLAQRTLPPWDNSAMDGYAVRAADLSGALPVRLTIGETIHAGQTPRVELRPGTCARIMTGAPLPAGADAVVMQERTRKVPEAEGPPAVDILEAVAPGTFVRPQGEDAQKGTLLLGRGTPLGIPELGLIAGQGLFSVPVPRRPRVAILSTGDELCRGDEPPEGRIVDTNAPTLALAVARAGGVPTPLGIARDTLEEVSARLADARDFDVVLTSAGVSVGERDFVKAALEGQGVAMDFWRVAIKPGKPLAVGRKGHTLYMGLPGNPTSSLVTFELFVRPVIRRLLGLTDVEPPRVSGRLDGELRKPMGLAHYVRTQATWRDGELWVRPLATQTSGALRSASTATHLLHFPRQAASLPHGSYVELLPVSWTV; this is translated from the coding sequence ATGAGCATGGGAACGGAATTGCTGGCGGTGGAAGACGCGCGAGCCCGCACGCTCGCCCTGACCTCCCCGCTGCCGATGGAGTGGGCGCGCCTCGACGAGGCCCTGGGCCGGGCCCTGGCCGCGGACCTCCTGGCGCAGCGGACGCTGCCCCCCTGGGACAACTCGGCCATGGATGGGTACGCGGTGCGCGCGGCGGATCTCTCGGGCGCCCTGCCCGTGCGGCTCACCATCGGCGAGACGATCCATGCCGGGCAGACGCCCCGGGTGGAACTGCGCCCCGGCACCTGTGCCCGGATCATGACGGGCGCGCCCCTTCCCGCCGGGGCCGACGCGGTGGTGATGCAGGAGCGCACCCGGAAGGTACCCGAGGCCGAGGGCCCCCCGGCCGTGGACATCCTGGAGGCGGTGGCCCCCGGCACCTTCGTCCGCCCCCAGGGGGAGGACGCGCAGAAGGGCACGCTGCTGCTGGGCCGGGGCACGCCGCTGGGCATTCCCGAGCTGGGGCTGATCGCCGGGCAGGGCCTGTTCTCGGTGCCCGTGCCGCGCCGGCCCCGGGTCGCCATCCTCTCCACGGGAGACGAGCTGTGCCGGGGAGACGAGCCCCCCGAGGGCCGCATCGTCGACACCAATGCCCCCACCCTGGCCCTGGCGGTGGCCCGGGCGGGCGGCGTGCCCACGCCCCTGGGAATCGCCCGGGACACCCTGGAGGAAGTGTCCGCGCGGCTCGCGGACGCGCGGGACTTCGACGTGGTGCTCACCAGCGCGGGCGTCTCCGTGGGCGAGCGGGATTTCGTGAAAGCCGCGCTGGAGGGGCAAGGCGTGGCGATGGACTTCTGGCGCGTGGCCATCAAGCCCGGCAAGCCCCTGGCCGTGGGCCGCAAGGGCCACACCCTGTACATGGGACTGCCCGGCAACCCCACCTCTTCCCTGGTGACGTTCGAGCTGTTCGTGCGCCCGGTGATCCGGCGCCTGCTGGGGCTCACCGACGTGGAGCCGCCCCGGGTGTCAGGCCGCCTGGACGGCGAGCTGCGCAAGCCCATGGGGCTGGCCCATTACGTCCGCACGCAGGCCACCTGGCGGGACGGCGAGCTGTGGGTCCGCCCGCTCGCCACCCAGACGTCCGGGGCCTTGCGCTCGGCCAGCACGGCCACCCACCTGCTTCACTTCCCTCGGCAGGCAGCCAGCCTGCCTCATGGATCGTATGTGGAACTCTTGCCCGTCTCCTGGACCGTTTGA
- a CDS encoding ATP-binding protein: protein MNLLAPTMEAPSGTVALVFTDIQGSTLLWERCSTAMRTALELHDRILRTLLASSGGYEVKTQGDSFMVAFPSALEAVRWCLEVQEVLLSAPWPPELLEEPEAAEVIGPHGLLYRGLRVRMGVHVGEPELRINTRTGQVDYIGRMVNVAARVAEAGHGGQVLLSGMAWAQVAGMVDRLGRPAVRVLGSFRLKGIGDPLPLLEVLPPSLADRRFESLRVQEARRGNLPEEPGDIIGREEELECLRLWLVEGCRLITILGPGGMGKTRLATHFGGLQMGSRQWEGGVWWCDLTEAKTLEGFCHAVGQALGVQLTSGGAEEAPVDLLGRALGGRGAALVILDNLEHLTQLMPATLRRWLAMAPQVRFLVTSQESLRMAGERILDLAPMGLPDYRDTSLEAVSRSDAVRLFVRRAQAARGSFELTAADAPLVADIVRRLDGIALAIELAAARTALLGIRQLRERLSRRFELLNSGMRDAVARQATLRGAIDWSWSLLDMTEQVVLAQCSVFRGGFTLEAAEAVIALPHGGPDVLEVVQALRSKSLLRSDAAEGLSGELRLSMYESIREYASARLDETGLGAELVSRHAEYYLSLARELRGPAKGGGVEALRRLTLERENLLSVCDYAFKEGSPTLESVQRALEALVLLEPDVITRGPLGLTLSRLDKALEQAATLSGEWLLSAEALAVRGRIYLETGQIEAARRDLEAARKPFQQLGEVAREKRLLVDLSIVARHEGDVASAWELIQEALQLPSGGDRWLDAYALGNLGITEQVRSGPEAAITHLHEALKLFQLVGDAAFEVLFLNNLASAIGESGRTMQAVGFLEEAFAKALGSGSRAGQAFARLNLGCYLLEADQPTEAIQHLEAVVELGRQLGLRIVEGCARGELGRACLNVGETENARAHLLNATSLLTGVSRWHALRFSLHLAAVQAAQGQLLEARRGFAALGGTQEIRNDPVLRELAGLLFATVALAELRAVPGGGLEAEQRRADIQQRLDRARLVPPEGASSDLRGWWRLLDRELGMDGPTLEVPSTPLV from the coding sequence ATGAACCTTCTCGCACCCACCATGGAGGCGCCGTCCGGCACGGTCGCCCTCGTCTTCACCGACATTCAGGGGTCCACCCTGTTGTGGGAGCGGTGCAGCACCGCCATGCGCACGGCGCTGGAATTGCATGACCGGATCCTGCGCACCCTGCTGGCCTCCAGCGGGGGCTACGAGGTGAAGACGCAGGGCGACTCGTTCATGGTGGCCTTCCCCTCGGCGCTGGAGGCGGTGCGCTGGTGCCTGGAGGTGCAGGAGGTCCTCTTGAGCGCGCCCTGGCCGCCGGAGCTCCTGGAGGAGCCCGAGGCGGCCGAGGTGATTGGCCCCCACGGGCTGCTGTACCGGGGGTTGCGCGTGCGCATGGGCGTGCACGTGGGCGAGCCCGAGCTGCGCATCAACACCCGCACGGGCCAGGTGGACTACATCGGCCGCATGGTGAACGTGGCGGCCCGCGTGGCGGAGGCGGGCCACGGCGGGCAGGTGCTGCTCAGCGGCATGGCCTGGGCGCAGGTGGCGGGCATGGTGGACCGCCTGGGGCGGCCCGCGGTGCGCGTGCTGGGCTCGTTCCGGCTCAAGGGCATTGGCGATCCGCTGCCCCTGCTGGAGGTGCTGCCCCCGTCGCTGGCGGACCGGCGCTTCGAGTCCCTGCGGGTCCAGGAGGCCCGCCGGGGCAACCTCCCCGAGGAGCCCGGGGACATCATCGGCCGCGAGGAGGAGCTGGAGTGCCTGCGCCTGTGGCTGGTGGAGGGCTGCCGGCTCATCACCATCCTGGGGCCCGGCGGCATGGGCAAGACGCGGCTGGCCACCCACTTCGGCGGCCTCCAGATGGGGAGCCGGCAGTGGGAGGGCGGCGTCTGGTGGTGTGATTTGACCGAGGCGAAGACGCTGGAGGGCTTCTGCCACGCCGTGGGCCAGGCGCTCGGCGTGCAGCTGACCAGCGGCGGCGCGGAGGAGGCCCCGGTGGATCTGCTGGGCCGCGCGCTGGGAGGCCGGGGCGCGGCCCTGGTCATCCTCGACAACCTGGAGCACCTCACCCAGCTCATGCCCGCGACGCTCCGGCGCTGGCTGGCGATGGCGCCGCAGGTCCGCTTCCTCGTCACCTCCCAGGAGTCGCTGCGGATGGCGGGCGAGCGCATCCTGGATCTGGCGCCCATGGGGCTGCCCGACTACCGGGACACCTCGCTGGAGGCGGTGTCGCGCTCGGACGCGGTGCGCCTGTTCGTGCGGCGGGCCCAGGCGGCCCGGGGCTCCTTCGAGCTGACCGCGGCGGATGCCCCCCTGGTGGCGGACATCGTGCGCCGGTTGGACGGCATCGCGCTGGCCATCGAGCTGGCCGCCGCGCGCACGGCCTTGCTGGGCATCCGCCAGCTCCGGGAGCGCCTCTCGCGGCGCTTCGAGCTGCTCAACAGCGGCATGCGCGACGCGGTGGCGCGGCAGGCCACGTTGCGCGGGGCAATCGACTGGTCGTGGAGCCTGCTGGACATGACCGAGCAGGTGGTGCTGGCGCAGTGCTCGGTGTTCCGCGGGGGCTTCACCCTGGAGGCCGCCGAGGCGGTCATCGCCCTGCCGCATGGCGGGCCTGATGTGCTGGAGGTGGTGCAGGCGCTGCGGTCCAAGTCGCTCCTGCGCTCGGATGCCGCCGAGGGGCTGTCCGGTGAGCTGCGCCTGAGCATGTACGAGAGCATCCGCGAGTACGCCTCCGCCCGGCTGGACGAGACGGGGCTGGGCGCGGAGCTGGTGTCCCGCCACGCGGAGTACTACCTGTCGCTGGCCCGGGAGCTCCGGGGCCCCGCGAAGGGCGGGGGCGTGGAGGCCCTGCGCCGGCTGACGCTCGAGCGGGAGAACCTGCTGTCCGTCTGCGACTACGCGTTCAAGGAAGGGTCTCCCACGCTGGAGTCGGTGCAGCGGGCGCTGGAGGCGCTGGTGCTGCTTGAGCCCGACGTCATCACCCGGGGGCCCCTGGGGCTCACGCTGTCGCGGCTGGACAAGGCGCTGGAGCAGGCCGCCACGCTGTCCGGGGAGTGGCTGCTGAGCGCCGAGGCCCTCGCGGTGCGGGGCCGCATCTACCTGGAGACGGGCCAGATCGAGGCGGCCCGGAGGGATCTCGAGGCGGCACGCAAGCCCTTCCAGCAGCTCGGGGAGGTGGCCCGGGAGAAGCGGCTGCTCGTGGATCTGTCGATCGTCGCCCGGCACGAAGGGGACGTGGCCTCCGCGTGGGAGCTGATCCAGGAGGCGCTCCAGCTCCCCTCGGGCGGGGACCGCTGGCTGGACGCGTACGCGCTCGGCAACCTGGGCATCACCGAGCAGGTGCGCAGCGGGCCCGAGGCGGCCATCACGCACCTGCACGAGGCGCTGAAGCTGTTCCAGCTCGTGGGGGACGCGGCCTTCGAGGTGCTGTTCCTCAACAACCTGGCCTCCGCCATTGGCGAGTCCGGCAGGACGATGCAGGCGGTGGGCTTCCTGGAGGAGGCCTTCGCCAAGGCGCTGGGCTCGGGGAGCCGCGCGGGACAGGCGTTCGCGCGGCTCAACCTGGGCTGCTACCTGCTGGAGGCGGACCAGCCCACCGAGGCGATTCAGCACCTGGAGGCGGTGGTGGAGCTGGGGCGCCAGCTCGGCCTGCGCATCGTGGAAGGGTGTGCCCGGGGCGAGCTGGGACGGGCATGCCTCAACGTGGGGGAGACGGAGAACGCGCGGGCCCACCTGCTCAACGCCACCTCGCTCCTGACGGGCGTGTCCCGGTGGCACGCCCTGCGCTTCTCCCTGCACCTGGCGGCGGTGCAGGCCGCCCAGGGGCAGTTGCTGGAGGCCCGGCGGGGCTTCGCGGCGCTGGGCGGCACGCAGGAGATCCGCAATGATCCCGTGCTGCGCGAGCTGGCGGGGCTGCTCTTCGCCACGGTGGCGCTCGCCGAGCTGCGGGCGGTGCCCGGCGGCGGCCTGGAGGCGGAGCAGCGCCGGGCGGACATCCAGCAGCGCCTGGACCGGGCCCGGCTGGTGCCCCCGGAGGGGGCCTCCTCGGACCTGCGGGGCTGGTGGAGGTTGCTGGATCGCGAGCTGGGCATGGACGGCCCCACGCTCGAGGTGCCCAGCACCCCGTTGGTGTAG
- a CDS encoding NYN domain-containing protein, which translates to MLPSGRPQAASYVLIDAENVDWAVSNVVGRKPEPQDRVQFDRLVSFCESHFPTPVRCVVVLNARGEQLPDAMIGFVRALKSAGCEVALLHGRSDQKVVDLGILKLLETIRTQRPGAAVALASHDGADFAAALKPLLEEKRQVAILGLREHVSSRFRELTPLGLEIIDLELNAKVFQRPLPRLLPVRVDEFDPTLFL; encoded by the coding sequence ATGCTTCCCTCCGGACGTCCCCAAGCTGCTTCCTACGTGCTCATCGACGCCGAAAACGTCGATTGGGCGGTCTCCAATGTCGTGGGACGCAAGCCTGAACCCCAGGACCGGGTGCAGTTCGACCGGCTGGTGTCCTTCTGTGAGAGTCACTTCCCCACCCCCGTGCGCTGCGTGGTGGTGCTCAACGCCCGCGGCGAGCAACTGCCGGACGCGATGATCGGCTTCGTCCGCGCGCTGAAGTCCGCCGGGTGCGAGGTGGCGCTCCTACACGGCCGGAGCGACCAGAAGGTCGTCGACCTGGGCATCCTCAAGCTGCTGGAGACCATCCGCACCCAGCGCCCCGGGGCCGCCGTCGCGCTCGCCAGCCACGATGGCGCGGACTTCGCCGCGGCCCTGAAGCCCCTGCTCGAGGAGAAGCGGCAGGTGGCCATTCTGGGGCTGCGCGAGCACGTCAGCTCGCGGTTCCGGGAGCTCACCCCCCTGGGCCTGGAGATCATCGACCTGGAGCTGAACGCCAAGGTGTTCCAGCGTCCGCTGCCCCGGCTGCTGCCGGTGCGCGTGGACGAGTTCGATCCCACGCTCTTCCTGTAG